The following nucleotide sequence is from Nycticebus coucang isolate mNycCou1 chromosome 8, mNycCou1.pri, whole genome shotgun sequence.
AGAACCAAGCACCACCTGGAAGAGTATGTCTGAGTAAGGTAtggttttctccacactttcccGGAAATGGGAATCCCATTTGGCATATAGGATAGTGCCGCCAATACCTCCACCAACAAATATAAGGCCAGCTCCAGCGATTCTGCTGGCAGTCACCCCAGAACTGCCTGAAGTAGAAGCTCTATGGCACGGTCGCAGTGGATGGACGACAGACTTCCCACAGAGACCACTCTGGGCGGCGATCACGCGGAATAACTGACAAGTCCGCAGCATCTCGGTCGAGTGGATGTTGCCGCTGGCTTATGCAGGAGTCGCTGTAGCGCTAGTGAACAAAGGCGTGCGTATGCGTGCGTATTTACGTGTCTACATCCGGGCGCCGCACCCTGCTGGGTGCACCGGAAGGGCTGCAGCGCCACTGCGGGTCAGGGTATTTATAGCATGGGGAGAATTTGTGGGAAGGAAATAAGAAGTTTCATGGATTGCTCCAGCTTGGCAAATAAGGAGAAACTGTCCAGATCAAAGCATAGCAGTTCCCTGGTGCAGTGCTGAGGTCACATGTCTGGAGAGCCCATCTAGGAGACTAGTACCTAACTGTCAAAAGAATTGTAGCCTACCCTATTTTGAATACATGTCCCACTGGGCTGACCCTCTTCCTCCGACTATTCTCAACCCCTGACTGAGGAGCCCGTTGTTGCTGTGTTTCCACATCCCTCTGGGTCTGGCCCTCTCTATCACTGTATTGCGGTAGCTCTACCCTCCACATTGTGGTAGCTCTAGCACTCCACCAATTCAGTGAGAGGAAAGCAGAAAGCCTCACGACTCCTCAACTGTCAAGGTAGGGAATGGGGGGAGCCAGGACTTTTCTTTATTTGGCATCAGGGAAAACCCCTCATGTTGAAGCTGACAACATGAAGtttagaaagacagaaaattaatttgtttaaccataGTAACAGTCATtttcataattcattttttatatttaataatcatGTGTCACGATAGCTATTGTTCATACATATGTCTGATTAACTTGTCTAAATTATACTTGATTATCGCTCTAAATTTCAATCAAAACTAACATTGCATATAAAAATGAGGATTTGTACATAATGACGTCAAAAGATATTATGACTGTCAATttgtatggttttgttttgtttttgtttttgttttttgagacacagtctcactttgtttcccttggtagagtgccgtggcatggaagctcacagcaacctcaaactcttgggctcacatgatcctcttgcctcagtctcccaagtagctgggacacaggcgcccgccacaacgcccagctattttttgttgtagttgtcgttttttttttttttttttttttttgtttttattaaatcatagctgtgtgcattaatgcgatcatggggcaccatacactggttttatagaccgtttgacacattttcatcacgctgattaacatagccttcctggcattttcttagttactgtgttaagacatttatattctacatttactaagtttcacatgtacccttgtaaggtagTTGTCgtcatttagcaggcccatgctgggttcaaacctgccagccctggtgtaggtggctggcgccctaaccactgagctatgggcaccaagccgagtttattttgttttggttttgaataCTGTATCGGTTCATTTTGTTGGATTTTGCCTCTTTAttaataaaaccatttttaaaaaaaaagtgatttagtCACATCTTCCAGTTAGCTAATTCTCATTTAATCTAGAGTTTATTTGGCTATCACAGTCTGTTAGCATACACTAAATCACCGTTTTTTTCAGTACTTCTTTACTACATGAGTCTTTTTGCCACAAGGCAGTGAATTCTGTGGCTCCAGCACTTACTGTCCACAGTCCATATTCTTATGCCCACATTGgcataggaaaagaagaagagaggtaTCCTTTAAGGGGCAGGAAGGAGATTGTCAGAGCAATAAATGAATgtttatatgtatgcatgtagTTTATAAAGCTATTAGAAAAGTCAGCTTGAGTTTGGGACCTATTCTTAGTGGCAACTAAGTGTAGATATAAAGACTaaagactgtttttcttttctttctttttttttttttttacagtttctggccagggctgggtttgaacccgctacctcaggcatatggggccgtcaccctactcctttgagccacaggcgcaggcGCCCTAAAGTCTGTTTTtcaagtgcagagaaaactctgtTCATGAAATTTGCATCCGTTGGTGAAATTTAGCTCATTTATCATCTTAAACCTCAAACAGCCGTAGAGAGCTTAATGACCATGTCTGGTTAAATTCTCAGtgtgtagtttgttttttttctacagTTTTTAATGTGGTAGAGAAGAAATGAATAGAGAATTAATCTAAGAGGGATGAAAGCAGTGTGGGAACAAAATCTgagcaacagtaaaaaaaaaaaaaataataaggcatTTGTCGAAGACTGGGCCAGCAGATTTGTCAGGAAGTTTGAACCTCTAGCAGAAAGTTGAGGAAAAAGAATATAACTCTCTTCTAAACAATACAAAGCTCTCCAGCTCCTCCTTCTGGCTGATGTAGCACCATCTGGACCCATTGCACCTATGTCCTATAAGGACCTCTCTGTACctgaatttcctcatctataaaaagggataaaaataCCTGCCCTATTCTGCATGGGGATCGTCTGAGGGCCAAATGAAATTGCTGtcatgaagtatttttaaatgttgaaggAACATTACAGATAATGGGCTTTAATCCCTTCCGGTGTGTATCATTAGACAACTTTGCTTTTAATTCTTAATGTTGTTGAGCCATTCTTAGATCAAAGTATAGATGTTAATCAAGTTTTCTTTGCTCCAGCAATTTTGATTACCATACATTGACTCTTGCCACCTCCCCTAAGCATAAGTTTCCTAAattcattttctgtatttctctgtATATCCCCACttatcattcattttcttcttttgttaaaaacaaaagtctTCACAGTGGCTTGTTCTCTCCTCTGTTAATCAAAAtactattctcttgccttcagATTAATATTACGTACTTTTTAAGTTCTTACTGATTTCCTGGCTTCCTTTATCTTAATTCTTTGACTTTTAAGCAATGTAGGCCagccatacttttttttaattgtcaaagtATAATGTCCTCAGCCCTTTGCATTTGCTGCCTTTCCCATTTTTTCCTCTGACATTTTCTTCAAGGCCTTGATACCCTTAAACTGTTTAACACTTGACTACTCAAGGTACccacaatgagaaaaataagctgACCTTTCCCCatcaatttgaaatagttttgttctgtttcttattCCTTCAGATTTTGCCTTTGGGTTATAGTAAGTTTGtaagtattttgatttttatagtttataatttttagtttataaGTATTAATCTCTGAGCTGAcacatgtgcatttttttttttttgagacagattctcactttgtttcccttggtagagtgccatggcatcttaactcacagcaacctcaaactcttgggttcaagcaatcctcttgcctcaccctcccaagtatctgggatgacaggcacctgccataacaccagactatcttttagagatgggggggtctcactcttgctcaggctggtcttgaacccgtgagtcatgcaatcaacccaccttggcctcccaagtgctgggattatagacataagccaccatgcccagcgcCCACATATGCATTTTAACTGGCATCTTTCAGAGAAAAGACCTTAATCCCGGGAACGAAAGTTGTTTAATAATGGAAGTTGACTCATTTCTAGGAAACAACTCAAGGGGTCAACTAGTTCattaagggagaggattataaCAAACATATTGAGGTTCGTGGAGCTAATTATAAAAGCAAGGACAGAAGGCTTGgtgctgtagcacagtggttactgtaccagccatatacactgaggctggcaggttcgaacccagcccacatcagctaaacaataatgacagctgcaacaacaacaaaaaaatagctgggcattgtggcgggtgcctatatttctagctacttgagaggcgaaggcaaaagaattgcttaagcccaagagtttgaggttgctgtgagctgtgactccacggtattctaccaagggtgacgtaataagactctgtctcaaaaaaaaaaaaaaaaaaaaaaacaaggacaggAGCAAGAATTAGGATCAGAGCAACTTATACTCTGACAAAGCCATTGGGATCAACTCCAGGGTTTGTGGGAGCCTTTTCTAGTTGATTTGCTGCTTTTTCTTCAAACTAATGGGTTCCCAGATATGGCACTCACTGACTGCCCTGTAATATCTCCCCACCCCTCCAGGATCTACC
It contains:
- the LOC128591614 gene encoding MICOS complex subunit MIC60-like, which encodes MLRTCQLFRVIAAQSGLCGKSVVHPLRPCHRASTSGSSGVTASRIAGAGLIFVGGGIGGTILYAKWDSHFRESVEKTIPYSDILFQVVLGSAPCNSQLPKKPIQSAPPLKISSVSEVMEESKRPDSQLQEQKRDKPASTTTPTEAAQIISAAGDTLWVPAPAIQHGETGKGKPTPTSSARQ